Genomic segment of Betaproteobacteria bacterium:
GCATGGCGAAAGGTGGTGGCGCGGTATAACTGGGCGAGCTTGCGCCCGAGGATGGCGTCCTGATCACCGCCGCGCAAATGCGGTACCGTGTCGAGGCGGAAATCCTCCTCGATCAAATCCGTCACGACATAAGTCGGCACTTCGTGGTGACGGGCAATATATTCGGCAAATGCCACCGAGTCTGCATCGGTTGAATTGAATACTTCACGTTCGACAATGGCGCCACCTTTCCAGATGAGCGCGATCATTTTGTCGTTGGTGAGGTAAAGAAATTGTTTGGCCACGTTTTACGCTTCGCTTCGTATCAGAACTTGATTTTTGCGATGACGTCGTACATCGGATTGAATACGGTCACCAGAATGCCGATCAGAACCCCACCCAGCACCACGGTCAGAATCGGTTGAATCATTTCCTGCAATCGACTCATCTGTTCTTTGACGTCACGATTATAAAAATAACTCACATTCAGCAGCGACGTATCAAGTCCGCCGGTTGATTCCCCAACTCTCAGCATGCGCAGCACGAGCGGCGGGAACAAGCGCGCATTCTGGAACGCCTGGCTGATGCCGGTACCGTCATTGATTTCGCGACCGACACGTTGCAACCCCTCTTCAATGACGCGGTTACCAACAATTTTTTCCGAGATGTGGATGCAATCGAGTACGCCCAATCCAGACTGGTACATCAGCGCGAAGTAAGTCGAGAATCGCGCGAGGATGATTTTCGTCATCAACGGCCCCATGATCGGCAGCTTCAACATCATTCCGTCGATCCAGTATTTCGCATCATCGCTGCTCTTGGCGGTGACAATGGCCGCCACCACGATGACAATCGGCACACCGATGAACAAGAACCAGTATTTCTGCATGACCAGCGATACCGCGATCAGCGCCATGGTGGAGGCGGGCGGATTGGGCGTTAATGCTTTCATTGTCTGGCCTAGTTGCGGAACCAGAAACACCATCAGCAGGAAAACTACGCCAAATATCACCGTGCCCGCAAAAATCGGGTACATCATGGCCTTGCGAACCTGAGCGGTCAGTTCGTCCTGCCACTTCAGGTTCTCGGTGAGCTTGGAGAGTACCTCCGGCAACTGGCCGGACTGCTCACCCGTACGGATCAGCGCCACAAACACCTGATCGAACGCCTGCGGGTGTTCCGCCATGGCATCGGACAGCTTGAGGCCGCCCTCAACGTCTTCCAGGACGCTGGCAACGATTGCCTTGAAGCCGTCGTTTTCGACCGTGTCCCGCAAATCGGTCAAGGCATCGATGATTGGCACGCCCGCACGCATCAATTGATCCATGTGGAAACAGAACGTGATCAGTTCCTTGCGCGACACGCGCCGCGCGCGCATCAGCATGGACTTCTTGATCGACTGAAAAGTGACCAGATCCAGCCCGAGTCTCTTCAGGCGCATTTCCAGATCGACCGGGTTGAGCGCGTCGGCATGCCCCGACAGAACTTGGCCCGTGTCGTCGATCGCGCGGTAGGAGTAGGAAGCCATTTCGTTGTGCTTTCAGGCTACGCCACGCGGTCTGTCAGGTCGACGATCCGGGTAATTTCCTCGAGACTCGTCTGCCCCGCCAGCACCCGTGATACCGCATCTTCGGCCAGCGTGCGAAAGCCGGTCCGGCGCGCGGCTTCGCGAATTTCCCGGCCAGTTGCCCGGCGCGCGATGAGTTCATCCATATCGCCATTCATCTTGAATAGCTCCATGATGGCCAAACGCCCGCGATAGCCGGTGT
This window contains:
- a CDS encoding type II secretion system F family protein, which gives rise to MASYSYRAIDDTGQVLSGHADALNPVDLEMRLKRLGLDLVTFQSIKKSMLMRARRVSRKELITFCFHMDQLMRAGVPIIDALTDLRDTVENDGFKAIVASVLEDVEGGLKLSDAMAEHPQAFDQVFVALIRTGEQSGQLPEVLSKLTENLKWQDELTAQVRKAMMYPIFAGTVIFGVVFLLMVFLVPQLGQTMKALTPNPPASTMALIAVSLVMQKYWFLFIGVPIVIVVAAIVTAKSSDDAKYWIDGMMLKLPIMGPLMTKIILARFSTYFALMYQSGLGVLDCIHISEKIVGNRVIEEGLQRVGREINDGTGISQAFQNARLFPPLVLRMLRVGESTGGLDTSLLNVSYFYNRDVKEQMSRLQEMIQPILTVVLGGVLIGILVTVFNPMYDVIAKIKF